Proteins co-encoded in one Nicotiana sylvestris chromosome 7, ASM39365v2, whole genome shotgun sequence genomic window:
- the LOC104233694 gene encoding probable bifunctional methylthioribulose-1-phosphate dehydratase/enolase-phosphatase E1 1, giving the protein MATDSQAYLEGDKVKDTKSLIAELCRHFYNQGWVGGTGGSITIKVHDESIPKPQQLIVMSPSGVQKERMVEEDMYVMSSDGSILTAPVAKPPPHKFPKCSDCAPLFMKAYEMRNAGAVIHSHGMESCLVTMLNPLAKEFRITHMEMIKGIQGHGYYDELVVPIIENTAYERELTESLAEAIKAYPKTTAVLVRNHGIYVWGDSWISAKTQAECYHYLFDAAIKLHQLGLDWTTPAHGPIHNPNGHFDGIQNAKISAKEGTLASNGSIKSSRRCIVLDIEGTTTPITFVTDVLFPYARDNVGRHLDATYGSAETQQDIKLLRAQVQQDLENGVAGAVHIPSDDAGKMEVTEALVANVEAMIKADRKITALKELQGHIWQTGFENNELEGLVFDDVPQALEKWTSLGFKVYIYSSGSRLAQRLLFGHTKHGDLRNYLCGFFDTAVGNKREAKSYQEITASLGVDKPSDILFVTDVYQEATAAKAAGLEVIISVRPGNGPLPDNHGFRTIRSFSEI; this is encoded by the exons ATGGCGACTGACTCTCAAGCATACTTAGAAGGTGACAAGGTCAAAGACACCAAGTCCTTAATCGCCGAACTGTGCCGTCATTTCTACAACCAGGGATGGGTTGGGGGCACCGGCGGCAGCATCACCATTAAAGTCCATGATGAATCTATTCCCAAACCCCAACAACTTATCGTCATGTCCCCTTCCG GGGTGCAAAAGGAAAGGATGGTAGAAGAGGACATGTATGTGATGTCATCAGATGGGTCTATTTTAACTGCGCCGGTGGCTAAACCTCCCCCGCACAAATTTCCCAAGTGTTCTGATTGTGCTCCTCTTTTTATGAAG gCATATGAGATGCGTAATGCTGGTGCCGTTATCCACAGTCATGGAATGGAATCCTGCCTTGTAACAATGCTTAATCCACTAGCAAAAGAATTTCGG ATCACTCATATGGAAATGATAAAAGGAATTCAAGGGCATGGTTACTATGACGAACTTGTGGTTCCTATCATAGAAAACACTGCATATGAGAGAGAACTCACAGAATCTCTTGCTGAAGCT ATCAAAGCTTACCCAAAAACAACAGCTGTGCTGGTCCGCAACCATGGTATATATGTGTGGGGAGATTCTTGGATCAGTGCTAAAACACAG GCTGAGTGCTACCACTACCTCTTTGATGCTGCAATTAAACTTCATCAATTAGGACTTGACTGGACAACACCAGCTCATGGTCCCATTCATAACCCCAATGGTCATTTTGATGGCATCCAGAATGCCAAAATATCTGCAAAAGAAGGTACTCTTGCTTCAAATGGCAGCATTAAATCATCAAGG CGGTGCATCGTTTTGGATATAGAAGGAACCACTACCCCAATAACATTTGTTACTGATGTTCTGTTCCCTTATGCACGTGATAATGTGGGGAGACACTTGGATGCTACATATGGCTCAGCAGAAACTCAACAGGATATTAAGTTATTACGTGCTCAA GTGCAGCAAGACCTAGAAAATGGTGTTGCTGGTGCTGTGCATATCCCGTCTGATGATGCTGGGAAGATGGAGGTAACTGAAGCTTTGGTTGCTAATGTAGAGGCAATGATTAAAGCTGACCGAAAGATTACTGCATTGAAAGAGTTACAG GGACATATATGGCAAACTGGGTTTGAGAATAATGAGTTAGAGGGACTTGTTTTTGATGATGTGCCTCAAGCTCTTGAGAAATGGACTTCTTTAGGCTTCAAG GTATACATATACTCAAGTGGCAGCAGATTGGCACAGAGACTTTTGTTTGGTCACACAAAACATGGAGACCTGAGAAATTATCTCTGTGGATTTTTCGATACAGCAGTGGG CAACAAGAGAGAAGCAAAAAGTTACCAAGAAATTACAGCATCATTGGGAGTAGATAAGCCATCAGATATATTGTTTGTGACAGATGTATATCAAGAAGCGACAGCTGCAAAGGCAGCAG GTTTGGAAGTGATAATCTCTGTCAGACCAGGAAACGGACCTCTTCCAGATAATCACGGGTTCAGGACGATCCGATCATTTTCAGAGATCTAA
- the LOC104233695 gene encoding VQ motif-containing protein 4-like yields MEMTSRIQDRENPLSINSPRSNGTSPNSNSNGSVIQNPTPPLTPKTISRSETNNPYPTTFVQADTSSFKQVVQMLTGSSETAKQADPSSSSSSSSNKGSIPPIRTAPKKPGFKLYERRNSLKNGLMISPLIHSAHNSTSFSPRNKPEILSPSILDFPSLALSPVTPLIEDPFNKSSPLSNLSEEDKAIAEKKFYMHPSPRRTPRDSEPQLLPLFPVTSPRVSGSSSS; encoded by the coding sequence ATGGAAATGACATCAAGAATTCAAGATAGAGAGAACCCATTATCAATAAACTCACCAAGAAGCAATGGAACAAGTCCAAACAGCAACAGCAATGGATCAGTAATCCAAAATCCAACCCCACCACTGACCCCAAAAACAATCTCTAGATCTGAAACAAACAATCCTTACCCAACAACTTTTGTACAAGCTGATACTTCTTCTTTCAAACAAGTTGTTCAAATGCTCACTGGTTCCTCTGAAACTGCAAAACAAGCAGatccatcttcatcttcatcttcatcttccaATAAAGGCTCCATTCCTCCTATTAGAACTGCTCCTAAAAAACCCGGTTTCAAGCTCTACGAAAGAAGAAACAGTTTAAAAAATGGGCTTATGATTAGCCCTTTGATTCATTCAGCCCACAATTCAACTAGTTTTTCACCTCGGAACAAGCCCGAGATTTTATCCCCCAGTATTCTTGATTTCCCTTCTCTTGCTTTAAGCCCAGTTACGCCATTGATTGAAGACCCATTTAATAAGTCTTCTCCATTGAGTAATCTTTCTGAAGAGGATAAAGCTATTGCTGAGAAGAAGTTTTATATGCATCCTTCGCCAAGGAGAACGCCTAGAGATTCTGAGCCACAGCTTTTGCCCTTGTTTCCAGTCACTTCTCCTAGAGTTTCAGggtcttcttcttcttga